The following proteins come from a genomic window of Micromonospora zamorensis:
- a CDS encoding SigE family RNA polymerase sigma factor, which produces MASKDSLEEQFREFVAARSAALLRTAYLLTGDWATAEDLLQTALTKTYLAWKRLGGIEAVEPYARRVMVNTSTSWWRRRWHGERPTEVLPERAGVDEIEQQLDRDLLWRHLRELPNRQRAVLVLRYYEDMSEAQTAAMLDISPGTVKSQASRALATLRRRLGADAAELAAAAGIAGRPAPPAADGRPAAAGAPRRGAPAGQHPTTGAAAPRRPRQAEGRAVPRPAAPRPVAPRPIGPPVVLPTAPAAVPVGTGSGEQQ; this is translated from the coding sequence GTGGCGAGCAAGGACTCGTTGGAGGAGCAGTTCCGCGAGTTCGTCGCGGCCCGCTCCGCCGCGCTCCTACGCACCGCTTATCTGCTCACCGGAGACTGGGCCACTGCCGAGGACCTGCTCCAGACGGCACTGACCAAGACCTACCTCGCGTGGAAGCGTCTCGGTGGGATCGAGGCGGTCGAGCCGTACGCCCGCCGTGTGATGGTCAACACGTCGACGAGCTGGTGGCGGCGCCGCTGGCACGGCGAACGCCCGACCGAGGTGCTGCCCGAACGCGCCGGTGTCGACGAGATCGAGCAGCAGCTCGACCGTGACCTGCTGTGGCGGCACCTCAGGGAGTTGCCCAACCGGCAGCGGGCGGTGCTGGTGCTGCGCTACTACGAGGACATGTCGGAGGCGCAGACCGCCGCGATGCTGGACATCTCACCGGGCACGGTGAAGAGCCAGGCGTCGCGAGCCCTGGCCACGCTGCGCCGACGGTTGGGAGCCGACGCAGCGGAGCTCGCCGCCGCTGCCGGCATCGCCGGCCGGCCAGCACCACCGGCTGCCGACGGTCGTCCGGCCGCTGCCGGCGCCCCCCGACGTGGCGCCCCGGCCGGGCAGCACCCGACCACCGGTGCCGCCGCGCCGCGCCGACCCCGGCAGGCGGAAGGTCGAGCCGTTCCCCGCCCTGCCGCGCCCCGACCGGTCGCTCCGCGTCCGATCGGCCCGCCGGTCGTGCTGCCCACCGCCCCGGCGGCCGTGCCCGTCGGCACGGGCTCCGGGGAGCAGCAGTGA